A region from the Kazachstania africana CBS 2517 chromosome 11, complete genome genome encodes:
- the ARP7 gene encoding Arp7p (similar to Saccharomyces cerevisiae ARP7 (YPR034W); ancestral locus Anc_7.448) has translation MNSQRKCVVIKNGSHTTVAGFSNTELPQCILPSSYIKRDDEYIFGKIDMLEVASERDAAKKGEVYTIIDENGVPYNWEALERQWKYIFENELKCKSDEFPLVITVPIMKDAVALRVMERYFDLAFNKFNVPVLQVIIEPLAIALSMGKSSALVVDLGSSSCNVTPVIDGTVAKNSVLKSKYAGDFLDYQIYEKLKSKIETDEEGDIDTGMKTSTDVWLDSSTWIQEFKSTMLQVSDKDLLELERYYKEQAELYIKQQEELQKYQNITSANGNIMTTLNPATIASINTNNPLTVKKHFLFKPKNRTVTMETRECFAMSEYLFNPQLANENFSSEDGLGEIIGKSIKKAAASISSSGVNTLGSAGAAMTLQGLKRSQMNGSSTSNSSGNENSAATTASSTTPEQIYSTLLTNVIITGSTSLISGMEQRIIKELSIRFPQYKLTTFANQIMMDRRIEGWIAATSMANLPSWELGKWYSKEDYELQKKNSLKQK, from the coding sequence atgaattcTCAGAGAAAGTGCGTTGTCATAAAGAATGGCTCACATACTACAGTTGCTGGGTTCAGTAATACAGAGCTACCACAGTGTATTTTACCTTCGAGTTATATAAAGCGTGACGATGAATATATCTTTGGGAAGATAGATATGCTAGAAGTTGCTAGTGAGAGGGACGCTGCGAAGAAAGGCGAAGTTTACACaataattgatgaaaatggtgTTCCATACAATTGGGAAGCTTTAGAGAGACAATGGAAgtatatctttgaaaatgaattgaaatgtAAATCCGATGAATTTCCATTGGTGATCACTGTACCAATTATGAAAGATGCTGTGGCATTGAGAGTCATGGAGAGATATTTTGACTTGGCTTTTAATAAGTTCAATGTGCCCGTTTTACAAGTTATAATTGAACCTTTAGCAATTGCGTTATCAATGGGTAAAAGTTCTGCTTTAGTCGTGGACCTAGGATCTTCCAGTTGTAATGTTACTCCAGTTATAGACGGTACTGTAGCTAAGAATAGTGTACTAAAGAGCAAATATGCGGGAGATTTCTtagattatcaaatttatgaaaaattaaaatctaaaattgagactgatgaagaaggtgATATTGATACAGGCATGAAAACTTCTACTGACGTTTGGTTAGATTCTAGTACATGGattcaagaatttaaaTCTACAATGCTACAAGTTAGTGACAAGGATTTACTGGAATTAGAAAGATATTATAAAGAACAAGCTGAATTGTATATCAAACAACAggaagaattacaaaaatatcaaaatattacatCTGCCAACGGTAACATCATGACCACATTAAATCCTGCTACGATAGCATCAATAAATACTAATAATCCATTGACTGTCAAgaaacattttcttttcaagcCGAAAAACAGGACAGTTACTATGGAAACACGTGAATGCTTTGCAATGTCagaatatttatttaatcCACAGTTAGCCAACGAGAATTTTTCCTCAGAGGATGGATTAGGTGAGATTATTGGTAAATCTATAAAGAAAGCTGCGGCAAGTATAAGTTCTAGTGGAGTGAATACATTAGGTAGTGCTGGAGCAGCAATGACATTACAAGGGTTGAAACGTTCCCAAATGAATGGTAGTAGTACTAGTAATTCTAGTGGTAATGAGAATAGTGCTGCTACTACAGCAAGCTCAACTACGCCTGAGCAGATATATTCTACTCTTTTAACCAATGTTATTATAACAGGATCAACGTCACTAATTTCTGGAATGGAACAAAGAATCATAAAAGAATTATCTATACGATTCCCACAGTATAAACTGACTACGTTTGCCAACCAAATTATGATGGATCGTAGAATCGAAGGATGGATTGCAGCAACGTCCATGGCTAATTTACCATCATGGGAATTAGGTAAATGgtattcaaaagaagattatGAATTACAGAAGAAAAACTCATTGAAACAGAAATGA
- the GLN1 gene encoding glutamate--ammonia ligase (similar to Saccharomyces cerevisiae GLN1 (YPR035W); ancestral locus Anc_7.449), producing the protein MADTTIEKTAILSKYLDLDQRGKVIAEYVWIDGTGNLRSKGRTLKKKITSVDQLPEWNFDGSSTNQAPGHDSDIYLKPVSFYPDPFRRGDNILVLAECYNNDGTPNKFNHRHEAAKLFNAHKDEEIWFGLEQEYTLFDSEDNVYGWPKGGFPAPQGPYYCGVGAGKVYARDVIEAHYRACLYSGIEISGINAEVMPSQWEFQVGPCTGIEMGDQLWMARYMLTRVAEEFGIKISFHPKPLKGDWNGAGCHTNVSTKNMRQPGGMKYIEEAIEKLSKRHTEHIKLYGSDNEQRLTGRHETASMTTFSAGVANRGCSVRIPRSVAKEGYGYFEDRRPASNIDPYLVTGIMCETVCGAIENANMSKEFERESL; encoded by the coding sequence ATGGCTGACACtactattgaaaaaaccGCTATCTtatccaaatatttggattTAGATCAAAGAGGTAAAGTTATTGCAGAATACGTCTGGATTGATGGTACCGGTAACTTACGTTCAAAAGGTAGAactttaaagaaaaaaattacttcTGTCGATCAATTACCTGAGTGGAATTTCGATGGTTCTTCTACTAATCAAGCTCCAGGTCACGATTctgatatttatttaaaacCAGTTTCTTTCTATCCAGATCCTTTCAGAAGAGGTGATAACATCTTAGTCCTTGCGGAATGTTACAACAATGATGGCACTccaaataaattcaatcaCAGACATGAAGCCGCCAAATTATTTAACGCCCacaaagatgaagaaatctGGTTCGGTTTGGAACAAGAATACACCCTTTTCGATAGTGAAGATAACGTCTATGGATGGCCAAAAGGTGGTTTCCCAGCTCCACAAGGTCCTTACTACTGTGGCGTAGGTGCAGGTAAAGTTTATGCAAGAGATGTCATTGAAGCTCATTACAGAGCTTGTCTTTACTCTGGTATCGAAATTTCCGGTATTAACGCAGAAGTTATGCCTTCTCAATGGGAATTCCAAGTTGGTCCATGTACTGGTATCGAAATGGGTGATCAATTATGGATGGCCAGATATATGTTAACTAGAGTAGCTGAGGAATTCGGTATTAAGATCTCTTTCCATCCAAAACCATTAAAGGGTGATTGGAACGGTGCTGGTTGTCACACTAACGTTTCTACAAAGAATATGAGACAACCAGGTGGTATGAAATACATTGAAGAAGCTATTGAAAAGTTATCCAAAAGACATACTGAACATATTAAATTATATGGTAGTGATAATGAACAAAGATTAACTGGTAGACATGAAACTGCTTCAATGACTACTTTCTCTGCAGGTGTCGCCAACAGAGGTTGTTCTGTTAGAATTCCAAGATCAGTCGCTAAAGAAGGTTACGGTTACTTTGAAGATCGTAGACCAGCTTCTAACATTGATCCATATTTAGTCACCGGTATCATGTGTGAAACAGTATGTGGTGCCATTGAAAACGCCAACATGAGTAAAGAAT